One window of Brevibacillus choshinensis genomic DNA carries:
- a CDS encoding SpoVR family protein, whose amino-acid sequence MTNEERKELERSIDEITEIAKGFNLDFYPMRYEICPADIIYTFGAYGMPTRFSHWSFGKSFYRMKLSYDLNLSKIYELVINSNPCYAFLLDGNSLIQNKLIVAHVLAHCDFFKNNMRFSNTNRDMVESMAASSERIRQYEIAYGKEAVENLLDASLAIQEHIDPSLLRPKLRWKREPDDASKKGRTERHSPYDDLWGLDRQEKNESDPVKPVRKFPPSPEKDVLLFVMEYSSILDDWQRDVLTIVRDEMLYFWPQMETKIMNEGWATYWHMRILREMELTEAETIDFAKLHSSVIQPSTTSINPYHLGLKIFEDIERRWDKPTKEEQERFGRKPGEGRAKIFEVRELESDISFISNFMTKDLVADLDLYMFGKQGNDWVVSEKQWEQVRDGLAGTRVNGGFPYVMVHDGDYLRSGEMYLKHHFEGLELDVKYVEKTLPYVYTLWGKNVHLETVVEDRQVLFTYDGKKVHRRFL is encoded by the coding sequence TTGACCAACGAAGAACGCAAAGAGCTAGAGCGGTCTATTGATGAAATTACTGAGATTGCCAAGGGGTTCAACCTTGATTTTTATCCGATGAGATACGAAATCTGCCCGGCGGATATCATCTATACGTTTGGAGCTTACGGAATGCCGACGCGGTTTTCGCATTGGAGCTTCGGAAAGTCGTTTTATCGCATGAAATTGTCGTACGATCTCAACCTGAGCAAAATTTACGAATTAGTCATCAACTCCAATCCTTGCTACGCGTTTTTGCTGGATGGCAACTCGCTGATTCAGAACAAGCTGATTGTCGCGCACGTTTTGGCACACTGCGACTTCTTCAAGAACAACATGCGCTTCTCCAACACAAACCGAGACATGGTAGAGAGCATGGCGGCCAGCTCGGAGCGCATCCGTCAGTACGAGATCGCATACGGAAAAGAAGCGGTGGAGAATCTCCTCGATGCGAGTCTTGCCATTCAGGAGCATATTGATCCGAGTCTGTTGCGACCCAAGCTGCGCTGGAAACGCGAACCAGACGATGCCTCTAAGAAAGGGAGAACCGAACGTCATTCTCCGTATGATGATTTGTGGGGATTGGATCGTCAGGAAAAGAATGAGAGCGATCCGGTGAAGCCTGTACGCAAATTCCCACCCTCGCCGGAAAAGGACGTGCTGCTGTTCGTGATGGAGTACAGTAGCATACTGGACGACTGGCAGCGAGACGTGTTGACAATCGTCCGCGATGAGATGCTCTACTTCTGGCCACAGATGGAGACCAAGATCATGAACGAAGGCTGGGCGACCTACTGGCATATGCGTATCCTGCGAGAAATGGAACTGACAGAGGCGGAGACTATCGATTTTGCCAAGCTGCATTCCTCCGTCATCCAGCCTTCCACCACGAGTATTAATCCCTATCATTTGGGCTTGAAAATTTTCGAGGATATCGAGCGACGCTGGGATAAACCGACCAAGGAAGAGCAGGAGCGGTTTGGACGCAAGCCGGGAGAAGGGCGCGCCAAGATTTTTGAGGTTCGTGAGCTGGAATCAGACATCAGCTTTATCAGCAATTTCATGACCAAAGACTTGGTGGCCGATCTGGATCTCTACATGTTCGGCAAGCAGGGGAATGATTGGGTCGTCTCGGAGAAACAGTGGGAGCAAGTGCGTGACGGTCTGGCGGGTACACGGGTCAATGGTGGCTTCCCGTACGTCATGGTCCACGATGGTGACTACTTGAGATCCGGAGAAATGTACTTGAAGCATCATTTCGAGGGACTGGAGCTGGATGTCAAATACGTGGAAAAAACGTTGCCGTACGTCTATACGCTGTGGGGAAAAAACGTGCACCTGGAGACAGTCGTCGAGGATCGTCAAGTCTTGTTTACGTACGATGGAAAGAAAGTACATCGCCGGTTTTTATAA
- a CDS encoding HipA family kinase, whose translation MGWKYKKAVKNISRKRIWLVRNKKGATGYFKCPQRHRMNKYRLMVANEYIAASLARLLGLPVAKLSQATVRGPKKEKMRGMVSIRIPAAEVITWKQADKMVHLAPEKHVNHSELLAQVVVFDTWILNPDRTSVNIILYRNSLMEKYNWYLIDHGSALFGSPSKSPLFNRVKAKHPQLNKCIRLSNGIKPLIIRNKAAVADMIQKIESLTESDIKRAIKRVPKFHLTKAKKRFIKKLLLFRKRKLGKIMADILDRLNNNFRAVL comes from the coding sequence ATGGGATGGAAATACAAAAAGGCTGTGAAAAATATTTCCCGTAAACGTATTTGGCTGGTGAGAAATAAAAAAGGAGCGACCGGATACTTCAAGTGTCCCCAAAGACATCGAATGAACAAGTACCGCCTGATGGTTGCCAACGAGTACATTGCTGCTTCGCTTGCCCGTCTTTTGGGGCTCCCTGTGGCCAAGCTGAGTCAGGCGACCGTACGTGGGCCAAAAAAAGAAAAAATGCGGGGCATGGTTTCCATCAGAATCCCCGCTGCTGAAGTCATTACGTGGAAACAGGCTGACAAAATGGTGCACCTCGCCCCTGAAAAACATGTGAATCACAGCGAGCTTTTGGCGCAAGTAGTCGTATTTGACACGTGGATTCTCAATCCTGACCGCACAAGTGTTAACATCATTTTATATCGCAACTCCCTCATGGAAAAATATAACTGGTATTTGATTGACCACGGGAGTGCCTTGTTCGGGTCACCGAGCAAATCGCCGCTCTTCAATAGAGTAAAAGCAAAGCATCCCCAGCTAAACAAATGCATACGATTGTCCAACGGCATAAAACCGTTGATCATAAGAAACAAAGCGGCGGTAGCAGACATGATCCAAAAAATCGAATCATTAACCGAATCGGATATTAAACGGGCAATCAAGAGAGTTCCCAAGTTCCATTTGACAAAGGCAAAAAAACGTTTCATCAAAAAACTTTTGCTTTTTCGCAAACGGAAACTGGGAAAAATCATGGCTGATATATTGGATCGGTTAAACAATAACTTCCGGGCCGTTCTTTAA
- a CDS encoding DUF423 domain-containing protein, protein MKLFLMLGSISGFLSVALGAFGAHALKEKLDEYSLGIFHTGVTYQTTHALALIVVAFLIKWYPDSSGLTWAGWCFAIGTLIFSGSLYALAASGVKVLGAITPIGGLLFLVGWALLAIHAWKAVS, encoded by the coding sequence ATGAAACTGTTTCTGATGCTAGGTAGTATCAGCGGCTTTTTGTCTGTCGCATTGGGAGCTTTTGGTGCCCATGCGCTGAAGGAAAAACTGGACGAGTATTCTCTCGGTATTTTTCATACTGGGGTTACCTACCAAACCACACACGCTCTGGCCTTGATTGTGGTCGCTTTCTTGATCAAATGGTATCCGGATTCATCAGGCCTGACTTGGGCGGGATGGTGCTTTGCGATCGGTACCCTTATTTTTTCGGGAAGCCTCTATGCGTTGGCGGCGTCCGGAGTCAAAGTGCTCGGGGCCATTACACCAATCGGTGGCCTGCTGTTCCTCGTAGGCTGGGCCTTGCTCGCCATTCATGCTTGGAAAGCGGTATCGTAA
- a CDS encoding DUF6143 family protein produces MAKSSFNPSPYYYGMPDVYMQMGYYPFPTPPATEQLPRQVHIPYAMSMASQCKYFLGQTEKVIAGTNDQSFGALANPFRSGVLLYVFDWHVTNLSDHPLEVQFWFGKTESIVGAKSSPAITPGYAQLSPCPPSQGKILFSTGGTDLPRGGAVATTRIIPSMSTAGAEINGQWILGPGMTLMAHVPASEKGASFLFSTGWWEQPVF; encoded by the coding sequence ATGGCAAAGTCCTCCTTCAACCCGTCCCCCTATTACTACGGAATGCCAGACGTCTACATGCAGATGGGCTACTACCCGTTCCCTACTCCGCCAGCCACGGAGCAGCTCCCCCGACAAGTACACATCCCCTATGCGATGTCGATGGCTTCCCAATGCAAATACTTTCTCGGACAAACGGAAAAAGTAATCGCTGGCACAAACGACCAGAGCTTTGGGGCTTTGGCGAATCCGTTTCGTTCTGGCGTCCTTTTATATGTTTTTGACTGGCATGTGACGAATCTCTCCGATCATCCTCTGGAGGTACAATTCTGGTTCGGAAAAACAGAGTCGATCGTTGGGGCCAAATCATCTCCTGCTATAACACCTGGCTACGCGCAGCTCTCTCCCTGTCCCCCTTCCCAAGGAAAGATTCTCTTTTCTACCGGAGGCACCGACTTGCCACGCGGAGGAGCCGTCGCCACGACGAGAATCATTCCATCAATGAGTACGGCAGGAGCAGAAATAAACGGACAGTGGATTCTCGGGCCAGGAATGACACTGATGGCTCACGTTCCTGCGTCAGAGAAAGGTGCCTCCTTTCTATTTTCGACAGGCTGGTGGGAACAACCCGTCTTCTGA
- the helD gene encoding RNA polymerase recycling motor HelD encodes MSEADQDRLKEQQRVEQVIAEINRQIASLQDHVTEVSADIVGIRKHFWDDVTVNFEDATEAAETYASIKQQAEVLSERERVHRHAHNKLRTLNRLVQSPYFGRIDFREETEASADPIYLGIASLLDEREEQFLVYDWRAPISSLYYDYSPGPADYETPSGTVSGEITCKRQYVIRDGQLLHLFDTGVTIGDELLQEVLGKQADSQMKSIVATIQRDQNRIIRNEYSRLVIVSGAAGSGKTSAALQRIAYLLYRYRKTLRAEQIVLFSPNSLFNSYVSTVLPELGEENMQQTTFQDYAEHRLGSTFQLEHPLAQMEYVLTAMKEPGYAERLEGIRIKTSPRFMRAIDDYASLLKEDGILFRPITFRDRVIVSAKRIRNHFYSMESSISIPNRMALLAKWLLGELKKQERLECSKPWVEDELELLDKDAFVAVYQELRKKNQFREDTFNDFDREQELLSAKIVKKHFRPLRESVRELQFIDTTATYRQLFSDSALATTVFSVEERPELWAEICTQTVERLDKNELTYEDTPPFLYLQEKLEGFQTNNIVRHVFIDEAQDYSPFQFALLQRLFPRAKMTVLGDWNQAIYAHAYDSSSFESVASLYEPEQTETFVLTKSYRSTEPIVEFTRQLVKDGERIEPFRRAGRKPSVTITPNHEALTEKITAQIQKLQAEGHQAIAVITKTAEEAQAAHERLRDKLDIRMIGTRAIAYETGALIIPSYLAKGVEFDAVLIYNASSERYHLESERKLFYTACTRAMHELHLYSVGEVSPLLTSVSRDRYEWFQ; translated from the coding sequence ATGAGCGAAGCTGACCAAGACAGACTAAAGGAGCAACAGCGGGTAGAGCAGGTCATAGCAGAGATCAACAGACAGATCGCCAGCCTACAAGATCATGTCACAGAAGTCAGTGCTGACATCGTGGGAATCCGCAAGCATTTTTGGGACGATGTCACCGTCAACTTTGAGGATGCTACCGAAGCGGCCGAGACTTACGCCAGCATCAAACAGCAAGCTGAGGTCCTGTCTGAACGCGAGCGCGTCCATCGACATGCGCACAATAAGCTGAGGACGCTGAATCGCCTGGTGCAATCCCCCTATTTCGGACGAATTGATTTTCGCGAAGAGACAGAAGCATCGGCGGACCCGATTTATTTGGGTATCGCTTCTCTGCTCGATGAGCGTGAGGAGCAGTTTTTAGTCTATGACTGGCGCGCCCCCATCTCCAGCCTGTATTACGATTACTCTCCAGGACCTGCCGATTACGAGACACCGAGTGGAACCGTCTCTGGTGAAATAACGTGCAAGCGCCAATATGTCATCCGGGATGGACAGCTGCTCCATCTTTTTGACACTGGCGTGACGATCGGCGATGAGCTTTTGCAGGAAGTATTGGGCAAGCAGGCTGACTCGCAAATGAAGAGCATCGTCGCCACGATCCAACGAGATCAAAACCGCATCATCCGCAATGAGTATAGCCGACTCGTCATCGTTTCGGGTGCAGCCGGAAGCGGGAAGACCTCTGCCGCCCTGCAACGCATTGCCTATTTGCTGTACCGTTACCGGAAAACGCTGCGCGCCGAGCAAATCGTGCTGTTCTCTCCCAACTCGTTGTTTAACAGCTACGTTTCTACTGTCCTCCCTGAGCTGGGAGAAGAAAACATGCAACAAACGACGTTCCAGGATTACGCAGAACACCGGCTCGGCTCGACTTTTCAGCTGGAACACCCGCTAGCGCAAATGGAGTACGTGCTGACCGCAATGAAGGAGCCTGGCTATGCGGAACGTCTGGAGGGCATCCGGATCAAAACATCTCCGCGTTTTATGCGAGCAATCGATGACTACGCTTCTCTCCTCAAAGAGGACGGCATCCTGTTCCGCCCGATTACTTTCCGAGACAGAGTCATCGTCAGTGCTAAGCGCATTCGCAATCATTTTTACTCTATGGAGAGCTCCATTTCCATTCCCAATCGGATGGCTCTACTCGCGAAATGGCTGCTCGGGGAACTGAAGAAACAGGAACGACTGGAATGTTCCAAGCCGTGGGTCGAAGACGAGCTGGAGCTTTTGGACAAAGACGCATTTGTGGCGGTCTATCAGGAGCTGCGCAAGAAGAATCAGTTCAGGGAAGACACCTTCAACGACTTTGATCGCGAGCAAGAGCTGCTTTCGGCAAAAATCGTAAAGAAGCACTTTCGACCTCTGCGCGAGTCGGTTCGCGAGCTGCAATTCATTGATACCACGGCTACGTATCGCCAGCTCTTTTCTGATTCAGCTCTGGCTACGACTGTCTTTTCCGTAGAGGAAAGACCTGAGCTGTGGGCCGAGATCTGTACGCAAACCGTGGAAAGATTGGATAAAAACGAGCTGACCTACGAGGACACTCCTCCATTCCTGTACTTGCAGGAAAAGCTGGAGGGCTTTCAGACCAACAACATCGTCCGGCATGTCTTCATCGATGAAGCACAGGACTACTCGCCATTCCAGTTTGCCCTCCTACAAAGGCTCTTTCCCCGTGCCAAAATGACGGTACTGGGTGACTGGAATCAGGCCATTTATGCCCACGCCTACGATAGCTCGAGCTTTGAATCTGTCGCCTCGCTCTATGAGCCTGAGCAGACAGAGACGTTTGTCCTGACAAAAAGCTATCGTTCGACGGAGCCCATCGTCGAATTTACCCGCCAGCTAGTAAAAGACGGCGAACGAATCGAGCCATTCCGTCGTGCGGGTCGCAAGCCTAGCGTGACGATCACGCCCAATCATGAAGCACTCACTGAAAAAATAACCGCGCAAATCCAGAAGCTGCAGGCAGAAGGGCATCAAGCCATCGCGGTCATCACCAAGACGGCCGAGGAAGCACAAGCAGCCCATGAGCGCCTGCGCGACAAGCTGGATATTCGGATGATCGGAACCCGCGCGATTGCCTACGAGACTGGAGCCTTGATCATCCCGTCGTATTTAGCAAAAGGTGTAGAATTTGACGCGGTACTCATCTATAACGCCTCGTCGGAGCGCTATCATCTGGAGAGCGAGCGAAAGCTGTTTTACACGGCCTGCACGCGCGCCATGCATGAATTGCATCTATACAGTGTCGGAGAAGTAAGTCCGCTCCTCACCTCTGTGTCGCGTGATAGATATGAATGGTTTCAATAA
- a CDS encoding DoxX family protein has protein sequence MAGEKAFVALRIVTGIIFLVHGIAKLQKGMAVVTAMFGDLGLPPWLAYPVMAVEIVGGLALILGIWSHYAAWALAVIMLGAIVTVKWDHGFMGQAGKNGYEFDLILLAVAVCVGLKKREKRPG, from the coding sequence ATGGCGGGAGAAAAAGCATTTGTCGCTCTGCGGATCGTGACAGGCATCATCTTTCTCGTGCACGGGATTGCCAAGCTACAAAAAGGAATGGCGGTGGTCACGGCGATGTTTGGTGACCTCGGATTGCCCCCGTGGTTGGCTTACCCTGTGATGGCTGTGGAGATTGTGGGAGGACTTGCCTTGATTTTGGGGATATGGTCTCACTACGCAGCGTGGGCTTTGGCTGTGATTATGCTGGGAGCGATTGTGACTGTCAAGTGGGACCATGGTTTCATGGGGCAGGCGGGAAAGAACGGCTACGAGTTTGATCTCATTTTGCTGGCGGTTGCAGTCTGTGTGGGTCTGAAAAAAAGGGAAAAGAGACCTGGTTGA